A genome region from Portunus trituberculatus isolate SZX2019 chromosome 40, ASM1759143v1, whole genome shotgun sequence includes the following:
- the LOC123516056 gene encoding uncharacterized protein LOC123516056 isoform X2, with translation MKDRPAFSIGYLMVACCVIAAVNGGTLECRREGRFPHPENCAHYVDCFRNARDVLVAREGHCHGYPYSPEKRRCVDHSEKPDCVTKEVRNSFRASDFNGLCAGNEFAAGCVNCKMTFSCIKGNATIGACDSKTVCDNTNPDFGYSVCLPPASISDDKCSCKKVGLVKDHHNPAYFHYCAASGALPEIFACEDDKEFNELNQACEVNPGQPTIPPCNGKIGTFVNPNDCSWSYTCLPGDMVRTTSCGTDEYFQDGACKKKCLFGAPTQIQPCTASGFFIYPGDCTKFLFCPSSSGSSEVKECPDGLFYNDDDKRCTDATLPKRCESLGGFDYLSCPGHDDVDFDSPCP, from the exons atgaaggacagACCAGCTTTCTCCATTGGATATCTGATG GTGGCGTGTTGTGTGATAGCGGCCGTGAATGGAGG GACCCTGGAGTGCCGGCGAGAAGGCAGGTTTCCTCACCCTGAAAATTGTGCCCACTACGTGGATTGCTTCCGGAATGCCCGTGATGTGCTAGTGGCCAGAGAGGGACACTGCCACGGATATCCCTACTCTCCCGAAAAACGAAGATGTGTCGACCATTCCGAAAAACCTGACTGTGTGACAAAAGAAGTCAGGAATTCGTTCCGCGCTTCTGACTTCAATGGTCTATGTGCCGGAAATGAGTTTGCTGCTGGTTGCGTCAACTGTAAGATGACCTTTTCTTGTATCAAAGGTAACGCCACGATAGGTGCGTGTGACTCTAAAACCGTGTGTGATAACACAAATCCAGACTTTGGGTACTCCGTCTGCTTACCTCCTGCGTCTATAAGCGATGACAAGTGCTCTTGTAAGAAAGTGGGACTAGTCAAAGATCATCACAACCCTGCCTACTTCCACTACTGTGCCGCCAGCGGTGCCCTCCCGGAGATCTTTGCATGTGAGGATGATAAAGAGTTCAATGAGTTAAATCAGGCATGCGAGGTCAACCCAGGACAGCCAACAATTCCTCCTTGTAATGGGAAGATAGGCACCTTCGTGAATCCTAATGATTGCTCTTGGTCCTACACTTGCCTCCCCGGTGATATGGTGCGGACCACATCTTGCGGAACGGATGAATACTTCCAGGATGGTGCATgtaagaaaaagtgtttgttcGGAGCACCGACACAGATACAACCTTGTACTGCCTCAGGTTTCTTCATTTACCCCGGTGACTGCACCAAATTCCTCTTCTGCCCAAGTTCAAGCGGGTCATCCGAGGTGAAGGAATGCCCCGATGGCTTATTCTACAACGACGACGATAAGAGATGCACCGACGCCACACTGCCGAAGAGGTGCGAAAGTCTAGGAGGATTCGATTACCTCTCCTGTCCGGGCCATGACGATGTCGATTTTGACAGCCCGTGCCCGTGA
- the LOC123516056 gene encoding uncharacterized protein LOC123516056 isoform X1, whose protein sequence is MPQRLSRHEFKRKDHSIRSKVACCVIAAVNGGTLECRREGRFPHPENCAHYVDCFRNARDVLVAREGHCHGYPYSPEKRRCVDHSEKPDCVTKEVRNSFRASDFNGLCAGNEFAAGCVNCKMTFSCIKGNATIGACDSKTVCDNTNPDFGYSVCLPPASISDDKCSCKKVGLVKDHHNPAYFHYCAASGALPEIFACEDDKEFNELNQACEVNPGQPTIPPCNGKIGTFVNPNDCSWSYTCLPGDMVRTTSCGTDEYFQDGACKKKCLFGAPTQIQPCTASGFFIYPGDCTKFLFCPSSSGSSEVKECPDGLFYNDDDKRCTDATLPKRCESLGGFDYLSCPGHDDVDFDSPCP, encoded by the exons GTGGCGTGTTGTGTGATAGCGGCCGTGAATGGAGG GACCCTGGAGTGCCGGCGAGAAGGCAGGTTTCCTCACCCTGAAAATTGTGCCCACTACGTGGATTGCTTCCGGAATGCCCGTGATGTGCTAGTGGCCAGAGAGGGACACTGCCACGGATATCCCTACTCTCCCGAAAAACGAAGATGTGTCGACCATTCCGAAAAACCTGACTGTGTGACAAAAGAAGTCAGGAATTCGTTCCGCGCTTCTGACTTCAATGGTCTATGTGCCGGAAATGAGTTTGCTGCTGGTTGCGTCAACTGTAAGATGACCTTTTCTTGTATCAAAGGTAACGCCACGATAGGTGCGTGTGACTCTAAAACCGTGTGTGATAACACAAATCCAGACTTTGGGTACTCCGTCTGCTTACCTCCTGCGTCTATAAGCGATGACAAGTGCTCTTGTAAGAAAGTGGGACTAGTCAAAGATCATCACAACCCTGCCTACTTCCACTACTGTGCCGCCAGCGGTGCCCTCCCGGAGATCTTTGCATGTGAGGATGATAAAGAGTTCAATGAGTTAAATCAGGCATGCGAGGTCAACCCAGGACAGCCAACAATTCCTCCTTGTAATGGGAAGATAGGCACCTTCGTGAATCCTAATGATTGCTCTTGGTCCTACACTTGCCTCCCCGGTGATATGGTGCGGACCACATCTTGCGGAACGGATGAATACTTCCAGGATGGTGCATgtaagaaaaagtgtttgttcGGAGCACCGACACAGATACAACCTTGTACTGCCTCAGGTTTCTTCATTTACCCCGGTGACTGCACCAAATTCCTCTTCTGCCCAAGTTCAAGCGGGTCATCCGAGGTGAAGGAATGCCCCGATGGCTTATTCTACAACGACGACGATAAGAGATGCACCGACGCCACACTGCCGAAGAGGTGCGAAAGTCTAGGAGGATTCGATTACCTCTCCTGTCCGGGCCATGACGATGTCGATTTTGACAGCCCGTGCCCGTGA